AACGGAATCATAGACACGGATGCGCTTCCAGTTCAGGTATTGATAATACTGATCTTCAATGCCGCCGCAGATCACCGTGTCCACGTCTTTTGTTAAAATCATGTGGCACAGTTTCTCTGCGGAGACCTGGGCCAGGACCACGATTTTTTTTTCCCACGTCCCGTCATGATCTGCTGAAACAATGGCGGCTTCCGATGCCAGGTCAAAACGGGGCGCCACTTCGTGTCCGTACAGGGGTATGAGGATTTTCCGGGACATGGAGTTTGTCCTGATATTGGATATTAAAATGGTATTGCATTTTATAAAAATAGCACAAGCGCAGGGCAGGTGTCCAATAATTTCCCCGCCTGCGGGCCTGTTTCATCCTACTGGATCTGATATTGCTTGATTTTTCTCCACAGAGTACTTCTGCCCCATCCCAGCAGGGCTGCGGCCTTGTTGCGGCGGCCGCCGGTTCGTACAAGGGCTTCGATGATCATCTGCTTTTCGGTTTCAGCCCATGTGGCTGCGCCTTCGGCTGTGGGCTGAAAAGAGGCGGAAACAGTGCCGGGCGGTTCCTGCCGGGTTCGGGTGTCATGCTCCATTCGGCCGGCTGCCGGCTCAATGTTGCTGCTGAGATAGGCGGGGAGATCCCGGGGTTCAATTTGATGCTGCCGGCAGATGTTGACCGCGTATTTGATGATGTTTCGCAATTCCCGGACATTGCCCGGATATGTGTAGGTCTTGAGCAAATCCAGGGCCTCAGGGGACGGTTCCCGGATGTCTTTGCCAAAGGCGGTGCTGAATTGCTGCAGAAAATGATCCGTGAGCAGACCGATGTCATCTCCCCGCTGCCGCAGCGGGGGCAGGTGGAGGCGCACCATGTTGAGCCGGAACAGAAGGTCTTTGCGAAATATGCCTTGTTCCGCCATCTGCTCCAGATTTCGGTGATCGCCTGCGATAACACGCACATCCACCTGAAAGCCCCGGGATCCGCCCATGGGATAGACAGTGTTGTTGTCCAGAAGGTTTAACAGCCTTGCCTGCAGGGTCAGGGGCATATCCCCGATCTCAGCAAGGTACAGGGTGCCGTTGTGCGCCAGCCGGAACCGGCCCTGCCGGTTTTCGGTGGCACCGGGAAATGCGCCTTTGCAGTGTCCGAACAATTCGGATTCAAGAAGGGTTTCAGGCAGGGCGCCGCAGTTGATTTTGACAAACGGTCCCCTGGACCGGCCGGAATTTTCGTGGATGGCCATGGCGGCCAGGTTTTTTCCCGTGCCGGTCTCTCCGGTAATCAGCACCGGGGAGTCATTTCCGGCGATCAGGGGCAGGGTGCGGAAGATGTGTTCCATATCCGGGCTTTTGCCGATCATTCCGGCAAAGCCAAATGCCGGATGCATTTGCGCTTGTGGCTGAGCCGTGCCCCGCAGGTCCTCTATGGCATCCACGTAGCCCAGGCACCTTCCGGCGGGATCAAAAAGCCCGATCATGGTAATGCGAACGTCAATGCGCAATTTTTCCCGGTTGATCAGATCGCTTTGCACGCACACCGGTCCGCTGTCCGGTGCGATTTTTGAAACCGGGCTGTCTTTGAGATATGCCCGGGTTCGCACAATATTGTGACAGGCAATGTTTTTTGCTTCTTGCGGACCATAGCCGGTCAGGGCGGAAGCCGCCCGGTTCATGTACCGGATTCGCCGCCGGGCATCGAGCAGGATCAGAGCCGTGGGAATCTCTTCCAGAATGGCTTCAGCAGCGACCGGATGGTCAAACAGCCCGGAAATCAGATGTGGGAAATGATCATCCAAAAATTAATGCTCCCGGTGCCCTATGCTTTATGTTTCAGGGTATGGATGACGATCTGTTTTTTTTCTCCCATGCCGGTAAAGGCCATGCCCTTGTGGGAAAGATCAAATTCCTTTTCCGCTTCCATCAGAAATTCCATCATGGACATCCGGGCGATATCATGGGCAAGGTAAGCCTTGCCGCCCGATTTGAGCTTTTTTTTGAGAATTTCGATGACCGGATCCACATCGGATTTGCGGTAGATCAGTTCCGAGCCGCAGATGATATCCCAGGTCTCATCCGTATTCGGCTTGTGCCAGTCCAGGTCCGAGACCCGCACGGTTTCAATTTTGTTGTGGGCCGCGTTTTTCTCCATCAGCGCCAGGGCATCGGCATGGTTGTCCGTAAGTGTGACCCGGTGGCCGAAGGCGCCGAGAAACAGTCCGGTAATGCCCATACCCGCACCGATTTCCAGGATTTCCTGGTTGTTATCCAGCCCCGTGTGCACCAGCCAGTCCGTGAGCACGATGCTGGCCTCCCAGATTTTCACCCAGAAGGGAAAATGCGCGATTTCCTGCCGGCCCTCTGCTTCGAGTTCGGAAATCAGGGGTTCAAGATTTTTAACGCACAGGATCTCCAGGCGCCGGCCTCCGATGGCAAGGGCCTTTGGCTCCAGTTCAATATTGGGGCGAAGCAGCAGTTGCGTCATAACAGTCTTTTTGTTTGTTTTGGCAGAAAACGGGCTTTGCGCGACCCATGGCCGCGGCCTGTGCCGCGTGAAATCATAAGCGTTGCTGATAAACTAATAATTCTAATCTAAAAAGTCGGCAGCGGTCAAGCACATTCCGAATGGCCCGGATCCGGACTGGTTGACAGGATTGTGCCGGTTCATTGAAAAACGTGATCAAATGAATGGATCAGAGATTTGTCCCCGGCCACGGCTTTTGTCCTGATGGTGTATGCTCCCGGCGGGTCAAGGGAGACATCAGCACCGTAGCCCTCTGCCATAGCCATGGCCATGACCTTTTGCTGTTTACCGTCAGGGCCCTGGATCAGAAACCCGGCTTTGGCGCCGGTGACCGCATCGCCGTTCTGGTCCCGGATAAAGACCATCAGGTGGTGGGTCGCCTTGCTGTCGCTGCCGTGCTCCTTTAAGGCCTCGCGCATGTCAATGAGTTTATAAGTCAGCTCATGGTTATCCACGGCTGCCTGGTGGATTGTTTCTCCATCGCTGCCGTGCTGGGCGGCCGCAGGCGCGATGACTAGACAGATCAGTATCATTGGCGTGATCATAAAATGCATCAGTTGTTTCATAACGTTTCTCCTTGTTGGGTTGCCGGATTGACTTCTTGGTTTATTGTTTTTCCTTGAGCTCATGGCGTTTCCAGATATCATAGACCGCCGGGATGATAATCAGGGTTAAAATGGTCGAGGAGATCAGCCCGCCCACCATGGGCGCGGCGATTCTCTTCATGACCCGGACCCCGGTTTCGGTGCCGATCATAATGGGCATCAGGCCGATTAAGGTGGTGGCCACGGTCATGAGCTTGGGCCGCACGCGTTCCACCGCCCCTTCGATGATCGCACCCTTGAGATGCTCTGTGGTTTGCATTTCTCCCCGGTGCGCCCATCTTTTGTGGGCCTCGTCAAGATAGACCAGCATCACCACACCGGTTTCCGCAGCCAGACCGGCAAGGGCGATAAAGCCCACCACCACGGCCACTGAAACGTTATAGTCAAGCAGATAAAGCAGCCACACCCCGCCGACCAGGGCAAACGGCAGCGATGCCATGACCACCATGGCCTCTGTGATGTTTTTGAAATGAATGTAGAGAAGTATGAAAATCAGCAGAATTGTTATGGGAACAATCAGGTTCAGGGTTTGTCTGGCCTTTTGCATGTATTCAAACTGCCCGGACCAGACCTTGGAATAGCCTGCCGGCATGTCAATGTTTTCGTCCACGATTTGGCGCGCCCGCTCCACATAGGAGCCCAGATCTACACCCGCTATGTCCACGTATATCCATGCGGTTCTTCTGGCGTTTTCACTTTTGATCATGGGCGGCCCCTTGCGGATCTCAAGATCGGCGAGCTGGGCAAGGGGCACCTGGGCCCCGGTTGGCGTGGCCACCAGCACCCGCCTGAGCTGCTGCATATCGTCTCTTAACTCCCGTTTGTACCGCAGATTCACGGGATAGCGCTCCAGACCCTCCACGGTGTAGGTTATGTTCATGCCCCCCACTGCGGTCATGATCACTTCCTGGACATCATCGACAGTCAGGCCGTAGCGGGCGATTTCATGGCGCCTGATGTCAAAATCCAGATAATTGCCGCCGGTTGTGCGCTCGGAATAGGCCGACAGGGTACCGGGAATATCGCGCACCACCTTTTCAATACGGGAGCCCAGCTCGGACAACACCTCCAGGTCCGGGCCCATGAGCTTGATGCCCACAGGTGTCTTGATTCCGGTGGACAGCATGTCAATGCGGGTTTTAATGGGCATGGTCCAGGCATCGGTGAGCCCCGGAAACCGAATGGCGTTGTTTAAGTCCGCTTTTAGCTCTTCGATGGTCATGTGCCGCTGTTCCGGCCAGATCCAGGCAAGCGGGGCTTTGAGCCAACCCGGCCAGGAAGAGAAAAATCGCTCAATTTTCTTTTTGCGCCATTGATGTACGATTTCGCCCTTTTTTTTCTCCGGCCAGATCAGGCTCAGGGGCCCCTTTGCCCAGTCTGGCCAGGATGAGAAAAGGCGCTGGACTTCCAGGGTTTCATATTCCACTTTGGGCCGCAGCATGATGGTGGTTTCAATCATGCTCAGCGGTGCCGGATCCGTGGCCGTATCGGCCCGGCCGATTTTGCCGTGCACGCTTTGGACTTCCGGGAAGCGTTTGATGATCTTGTCGGTCTGCTGGAGCAGTTCCCGGGCCTTGGTAACGGAGATGCCCGGCAGGGTGGTTGGCATGTAGAGCAGATCGCCTTCGTTTAAGGGGGGCATGAATTCACTGCCCAGTTGTTTGGCCGGATAATAGGTTACCGCAGTGATCAGCACGGCAATCAGAATCGTTGTCTTACGCCAGTTGATGACCATGGCGATCACCGGCCGGTAGACGCGGATAAAAACACGGCTCAGGGGATTTCTGTGTTCCGGCAGAATTTTCTGGGGTACAAGGCAGATCACGGCAAAAACGGAAACCGCGATGGCTGCAATCAGGCTCCAGCCGGGAAGGTTTGCCCCTGCTAGGCCGGCGGCAACAACGATCACCGGCGGGCTTGCTGTGGCGGCAATCCAGATTTGGCGCCGGCGTTTTTTGGAAGTCTGCGGGTCAATGGGCTGTTCGGTGATAAAAAAGGTCATGAGCACCGGGATGATGGTGATGGCCAAAAGCGAGGATGCGGCCATGGCAAAGGTTTTGGTGTAGGCCAAAGGTTTGAACATCCGGCCCGACTGCTCCTGTAAGGCAAATACCGGGATAAAGGATACCGTGATAATCAGCAGGCTGTAAAACAGGGCCGGGCCCACCTCTTTGGAGGCCTCCAGGATGATCTGGTGAAAGGGCTTTTTGTCCCGGTCCCGCTCCAGGTGCTTGTGGGCGTTTTCCACCATGACCACCGAAGCGTCCACCATCACGCCGATGGCAATGGCAATGCCGCCCAGGCTCATGATATTGGCGTTTATGCCCAGGGGATACATCACCAGAAACGACATCAGCACCCCCACGGGCAGGGTGAACAGGGCCACAAACGCGGATCTGAAGTGCAGGAGAAACAGCACACAGATAATGGCCACCACCGTGATTTCTTCCACGAGCTTTTTCTGGAGTGCATGCACGGCCCGCTGGATCAACCCGGAGCGGTCGTATCCCATTTCAATGGTCACGCCCTTGGGAAGGGATTTTTCCAGTTCCGTAAGCCTGGTTTTTACCCTGTTGATGGTATCTAAGGCGTTTTCCCCGTAGCGCATCACCACGATGCCCCCGGCGGTCTCGCCCTCGCCGTTCCATTCCAGCACCCCCCGCCGCAGTTCAGGGCCCCGATGGATATCAGCGATGTTTTTCAAAAGAATCGGGGTGCCCCGGTCATCGACGCCAATAGCGATTTCTTCCATGTCCGCAATGGATTGGATATAGCCCTTGCCCCGCACCATGAATTCGGTCTCGGCCATTTCCATAAGCCTGCCGCCCACATCGCTGTTGGAGCGCTGGATGGCGCGTCTGACCCTGGAAAGGGGAAGGTCGTAGGCCAGCAGCTTGTTGGGATCCACCTCCACCTGATACTGGTTGACATATCCGCCGATGCCGGCCACTTCTGCCACTCCCTGCACGGACATGAGCTCGTATCGCAAAAACCAGTCCTGGATGCTTCTGAGCTCGGCCAGGTTGTGTTTTCCGGTATGGTCCTTGAGCACATATTCATATACCCAGCCCACGCCCGAGGCGTCCGGGCCCAGCTCCGGGGTTACGCCTTCGGGCAGGTCGGATGCCGCGCCGTTTAAATATTCAAGCACCCGGGACCGGGCCCAGTAAAGGTCAGTGCCGTCCTCGAAAATCACATAGACAAAAGACAGGCCGAAAAATGAATATCCCCGGACATTTTTGGCGTAGGGCACGCTGAGCATGGTGGAGGTCAGCGGGTAGGTGACCTGGTCTTCGACCACCTCCGGGCCCTGGCCCGGATATTCTGTCATCACGATGACCTGCACGTCAGACAGATCCGGTATGGCATCCAGGGGGATGGACCGCACGGCCAGAATGCCGCCGGCAATCACGAAAAGGGTTGCCAGCACCACCATGAACTTGTTGTTGATGGACCATTCAATGATTTTTCCGATCACTTGGGCGCCCCTTTATTCCAGATCCTCAAAAAATGCATCCCCGTTCCGGCCGTTGCTGTTTTCCAGATCATCAAAAAAGCCTTCGTCTTCGGCGCTGTTTTGCCCGGAATTATCGTCTTTTTCCCCGCGATCTTCGCCTTCGGTCATTTTCCGGGAGGCCTCCCGGAGCTTGGATTCGGAATCGAGCATGAATTGCCCGGAAACCACTACCTGCTCGCCCGGTGCCAGGCCCTCAAGGATTTCAATCCGGTCGTTGTCCAGGGGAATTCCGAGTTTTACCTCCCGGGGGGTGAATTTGCCGGCACTGCGCCGAACAAACACGATATCGCGCTGCCCGGAGCGGAGCACCGCGGATCTGGGCACGTGCAGTCCGGTTTCATCGCTGCTGGTGGCGATTTTCACATCTCCGTACATATCGGGTTTCAAAAACATATCCGGGTTGTCAAATTCCAGCAGCACAACCACGTCCCGGGTTTTGCGCTGGAGATAGGGATAGATGTAGGCCACCTGTCCCTCATATTTTTTCCCGGGGAGGTAGGGCAGGGTCATTTCCGCTTTCAGGCCCTTTTGGACCCGTGCCAGCTCATATTCGTAAATATGGGCCTCCACCCACACACTCGACAGGTCCGCGATTTGATAAATCGTGGCCCCGGATTGGACGTAATCGCCCTGCAGCGCGTTTTTTTCCGTCACCACGCCCGTGTACGGAGAACAGATGGTCAGGGCGTGCCTGACCGCCCCCTGCCCGATGACCTGCTCGATTTCCGATTCGGCGATACCGTAGTAGGCAAGCCGGTTTTTTACCGATTCCAGCATTTTTCTGTTGGTTTCATCGGGCCGGCGGCTATAGTTGCGCCGGGCTTCCAGCAGATCCTGCTGGGCGGTGATCAGTTCCGGTGAATAAAAATCAAACAGTGGATCACCTTTTTCTACCCGGGCGCCGGTGAAATCCACGTGCAGTTTTTCGATCCATCCGCTGAATTTCAGGTTGAGCCGGGCAATGTTGGTTTCATTGTAGGTCACGTGGCCGTAGGTCCGGATGGTGTGGGGAAGCGGTCCCTTTTTTACGGCTGTGGTGCGGATGCCCATGTTTTGCTCTGTGACCGGATCAATGGAAATGTTGACGCCCCCCACCAGTTCGTCTTCATACACCGGCTCCAGATCCATGCCCATGGCGCTTTTTCCGGGCTCGTCATAGATTTCCTCAGGGTTCATGGGCGCGCGCCAGTATGCAATTTCGCGTTCGCTGTCATCTTTATCATCATTTTCATCCACCTTGTCCTTTGGCACAAGCTCCATGCCGCAGATGGGACAATCCCCGGGTTCATCTGTGACCACCTGGGGGTGCATGCTGCAGGTGTACTGGATGTCGCTGTCCTGCTGCATTTCCCTGTGCTGGTGGTCCGCAAAGGATAGCAGACCTGAATACCAGGCTGCGCCTGTTGCGGCCGCCAGGGTCAGCACAGCGGTGAGAAAAATGGCAAGAACCGGAATGCGTCCTGATTGCGCCCGGGTTTTATCTCTGGTCATGGGATTGTCCTTTGAATGCATGGGAATGGTCCTTCAATGTTTCGCCTCTGCGGTGCCGCCGACCCAGGCTTCGAGTTCGGCGCGTTTCTGATATATGTCATAAAAAAGCCGGGTGGCTTCCCGCCGGTATTTCAAAACCCGTATACGGGCGTCGATCATTGTATCAAATGCCACCCTGTCCACTTCGTAGGCTTCCTGTGCCGATCTGGCCCATTGGCCCGCCTGGGGTATGAGTTCTTCGGTATAAAGACGGTATCTGCGCCGTGTGTCATTTATTTCCGCGGCCAGGGATTTGATCCGGTAGGGCAGCCGGGTTCGCAGATCCCGGTACTGGTTCTGCGCGGAAAACTGATTGCCCGAGGCCGCGGCAACAGCGTTTGACTGTTTGCGTTTGTGCCAAAGCGGTATGTCCATTGCCACCGCGGCTGAGAAAAAATCCGGCAGATCCCTTCCTGTGCGGTCTTCTTCGCGTTGACCGTAGGTGAGCCGGATATTGAAGTCAGGATAATAATCCTTTTGTGCAAGCTGTTTTTGGGCCCTGGCGGTTTGGATCCGCGCCTGCATGCCTTTTAAATCCGGGTTTTTTTCCAGTGCTTGTGCGGCCAGTTTGTCGGCTGAAAGCACAACCCCGGGCTCGGGCAGATTTGCGGGCGCATCAATGGATGCGTGCTCGCACCTGTTGGTCAGTTCATGCAGGCGGTCTTCAATGGTGGTTCTGCGGTTTTCAAGCCTCACCGCCTCGTCTTTGAGACGGGACAATTCCACCCCGGCCTGGTAAATGTTCTGCTGCAGGCCCCTTCCAACGCCATAGCGGGTTTGCGCGTCCCTGCGGATGCGCCCCATGAGTTCAGTCAGCTCGTCATTGATCTGCTGGCTTTCAGCCACATACCCGAGTTCATACCAGGCCAAAGCCACGTCCCGGACCAGTTCCAGCCTGGCAGCCTCCAACTCGGCCTGTTTCTCCCTGGCATCTGCTGCCGCCGCCTCGGAGCGCAGGTCCAGCTTGGACAGCCAGGGCACGGTCTGCTCTACAAAGATCTGTTTCTGGGTCATGGGCTCCTGGTCAAATGCAAAGCTATCTGTGGGAATGCTCTGGAGCGCAAATCCGATTTTCGGATCCGGAAGGGCGCCTGCGGCCGGAATGCGCTTTTCAAAGGCTTTTGCCAGATCTGCCTTGCTTTGCAGCAAGCGGTTGTTTTCCAGGGCCTCGGTGATGAGCTGCTGCAGTGCGGGCGGGGCCCATACGGCCTCTTTGGCAAAACCTGCGCATGAAAGGCCAGCGGTTAAAAACAAGAACATCGCAGCGGGTAAAAGGCTTTTCCGGATTGCCGGCAATGCTTTTGTCATGATTTTGATCCCGGTCAATGACGGTTTTTGGGTTTGTCTGCCGGGTGCGCCCTGGTCTTAAACGCACCCCGGACGGACAGGGTTTGTTTTAAAATGGTAATTCCTTGATGGAATAACGCAAAATTGATGGCGCCGTAAAAAGCTTTTTACCGCGTCCGCTGTTGTTGCATGAAGGAAGCCCAATATCTGCGTTACGCGCAATTTCTCAGAATTTCACGTACGGATAAGTACGCTGCATTCTTCGAAATTGCGCAAGCCTTGATCTTGAACTGTTTACGACGCCATCTGAAATCAGACTTTTTACGGTGCCATCAAAATTCGGGGCCGGGTATAACCGGAAAGGCGGGGCGCAAAGAAATTCAGGAGGGTTTTGGGGCGGTGTCAGGTTTCCATTTTTCCAAATTCAGCCAGATCTTCCAGGCCCGGTCTGTCTGTTAGGCGGATGGTCCGGCCCTGGACCTCAACAAGGCCCTGCTCGCTCATTTTGCGCAGCATCCGGGAAAGGGTCTCGGGGATGGTGCCCAGAAAGCTGGCCAGCTGCCCCTTGGAAATATTGAGGGTGATGGTATCCGGATTTTTTTGCTCTTCTGCCTGGAGCAGGAAATATCCGGCCAGTCTGGCCGGCACTTCCTTTAAGGACAAGTTTTCCACCTGGATTGTAAAATTTCTGAGCCTGCGGGAGAGCACGGCCAGCATGTTCATGGCAACAGAGGGATTGGTGGTAATCAGGTCGCGAAAGGCTTTTCTCGGAAAAAACAGCACCCGGCTTTTTTTCACCCCTTCTGCGCTGGCAGGAAAGGCTTTTCCGGAAAACACCGGCACTTCGCCAAAGGGTTCGCCCGGGCCGAACATGTGCAGGATCTGCTCTTTGCCCTCTGTGGACAGCTTGTAGACCTTGATCATGCCTTCAAGGGTTACATAGAATCCATCGCCCGGATCTCCCTCGGAAAAAATCAACTCGCCCGGGGCCACGGGTTTTTCCACGGCAATGGCCGTCAGTGCCGCAATGTCTTGCTCCGGAAGCCCGGAAAAGAGTATGGATTGGGATAACACTTCTTTGGACCGGCTCATTGACCCTCCTGATTTTTCACCGGAAATATAATAGTTTTTGACATAAATCAAGGAAAGATGGCGCCGTAACAGTTCAATATCTGCGTTACACGCAATTTCTCAGAATTTCACGTACGGATAACGTACGCTGCATTCTTCGAAATTGCACAAGCCTTGATCTTGAACTGTTACGGCCCCATCTGAAAGTCATCTGAAATCAGACTTTTAAGGTTCCATCAAGGAAACAGTTCGTTGCAAGTTGCAGGGTAAACGTTATAAGATCCAGGTTGGAGGGAGAAAGCAAGGAGAAGGATATGGAATGGAGCAGCGAGGCCGGGGCTGTGATGAGAAAGGTGCCGTTTTTTGTGAAAAAGCGGGTCCGCAAAAAAGTCGAGGCATATGTGGCACAACAGGGGCGCGGCACAGTGACCGTGGATGACGTGTATGCAGTGAAAAAGGGGTATATGGAAAACATGGAAAAGGAGGTGGCCGGCTTTCGGGTGGAAAACTGTTTCGGCCCCGGCGGCTGTCCGAACCGCGCCGGGCCGGATGAGGATCTGGCCGGCCGCATTGAATCGCTTCTGGCCGGGTCGGACCTGCGGGGTTTTTTGAAAAAAACCGTTAACGGCCCCTTAAAATTTCACCACGAGTTTACCGTCACTCTGGCTGATTGCCCCAATGCCTGCTCCCGGCCCCAGATCCGGGATATCGGCATTATCGGCGCAGCCGTGCCCGGGCTCACAGATAACCCGTGCTCCATGTGCGGCCAGTGCGTGGAGATTTGCAGGGAAGACGCCGTTACCCTGGATGAAAACCGGCAGATGCCGCAAATCGATGTATCCAGGTGCCTGGATTGCGGCCAGTGCGCCGGGGTGTGTCCCACACAGACCATCCAAACCATACAAAGATGTTACAAGGTTTTGCTCGGGGGCAAACTGGGCCGCCATCCCCGGCTGGCCCGGCCCCTGCCGGGCTGCTATGACGCAGACCAAGTGCTTGACATTGTCGGGCGCTGTGTTGATTTTTACAAACAGCACAGCACCGGGGGAAAACGCTTTGCCCAACTGGCGGCTGAAAACGGTCCGGAATTGATGGCCGCCCTGGAGGATCTGATCCATTATCAAAAGAAAGGATAAGAAGATGCCCATTCCAGGAAACCTGCTGACAACCGCCATGGCGGTGATGCCCCACACGGATGCGGACAGGGCCCTGGAGGCGGCTCTTTCCCTGGACATCCCCTTCTGGCCCCAGCTTCCCCGGCTCAATTACTACGAGGACATGTATGTCCAGGCAGCCGAGCACTTCCCGGGCATTGTACTGGATGTCAAAAACCGTAAACTGTCTTTTTCAAGCGAAAAATTTGCAGAAGAACTCGGCGATGTCATGGACCGGTTTGATGACCCGGAAGTCTTTGATGTCAGCCCGGATTATTCCGTGGTGTATCACAAGTTCCTGGAGATGGATTTATCAGACCGCCCGGCTATCCGCGGCCAGCTGGAGGGGCCGGTGAGTTTCGGTTTTAACGTGGCTGATGAAAACGACCGGCCCATATTGTTTGACGACTCGGTGCGCCCGTTTATGTTCGAATTCATGGCCCGGCGGGTCAATGTGCAGTTAAACCGGCTCAAGGGAAAAAACCCAAACGCCTTCATGTATGTAGACGAACCCGGCCTGCAGTTTTTGTTTTCGGCCTTGTCCGGCTACGGCGATGTCCAGGCCAAACAGGACATGGAGATGTTTTTCTCCCTTATTGACCGGCCCCGGGGGGTTCACTTGTGCGGCAACCCGGACTGGGATTTTCTGCTCAACCTCGATATTGATATCCTGTCCCTGGATGTCTATACCAACGGCGAGGTGTTTTCCTCGTATGCCAAATCCGTCAAGCGCTTCCTGGACCGGGGCGGGGTGCTCTGCTGGGGCCTTGTGCCCACCAATGTGGAGCCTTTTGAAAAGGAATCAGTGGACAGCCTGGAAAGCATGCTCGAAAACCTCTGGCAAAGCCTTTATGCCAGGGGTATTGACCGGGACCAATTGCTGGCCCAGAGCCTGCTTTCCCCGGCCACCTGCTGCCTGATCAATCCCGATATCGAAAAAACCGTGGAAAAGGGCTTTGCCGCAGTAAAGCACTTGTCTGAAAAACTGAGGGGCAAATACGGGCTCACGGGTTGACTTGCCGGCACAAGCGTGCCATTTCTTTAAGATACGACAGGGTAGTGCTTCAAGAAGGGCCACTCAAGGAGGATGATTTGCAGATAGACCTTAATTGCGATCTTGGCGAAGGATTCGGGATATACACTGCGGGTTTCGACGGCGAGGTAATGCCTCATATCACTTCGGCCAACGTGGCCTGCGGCTGGCACGCAGGTGATCCGGTGGTCATGCAGGCCACGGTGGAGATGGCCTTGAATTTCAACATTATGGTTGGCGCTCATCCGGGATATCCGGATCTGATGGGCTTTGGCAGGCGTGAAATGAACTGCAGCCCAAAAGAGCTGGAGAGCTATATCCTGTATCAGGTAGGCGCCCTGCAGGCGTTCTGCCGCAGCCGGAACCTGAAAATGCAGCACGTAAAACCCCACGGAGCCCTGTACCATGCGGTCCTGGCAGACCCCGAACTGGGCGGGGCTCTTGCCCGTGCGGTGCAAAAGGCTGATCCCGAACTCATTCTGCTCACGCTTTCCGGCCCTAAAGGAAACGTGATGGCCGAAATTTGCGGGGACCTGGGTCTGCGGGTGGCCAGAGAAGCTTTTCCTGACAGGGCCTACAACCCCGACGGCACCCTGGTGTCGAGAAACCTGCCCGGAGCCGTACTCGAAGATCCGCAAGAAGTCGCTGTAAGGGCGCTTTCCATGGCCAGGGACAAAATAGCACTGACGCCTGAAGGTGAAAGTGTCCGCATAGAAGCCCATACCCTTTGCGTACATGGCGACAGTCCCGCCGCGGTGGCATCCGCGCGCGCGA
Above is a window of Desulfosalsimonas propionicica DNA encoding:
- a CDS encoding efflux RND transporter periplasmic adaptor subunit → MTRDKTRAQSGRIPVLAIFLTAVLTLAAATGAAWYSGLLSFADHQHREMQQDSDIQYTCSMHPQVVTDEPGDCPICGMELVPKDKVDENDDKDDSEREIAYWRAPMNPEEIYDEPGKSAMGMDLEPVYEDELVGGVNISIDPVTEQNMGIRTTAVKKGPLPHTIRTYGHVTYNETNIARLNLKFSGWIEKLHVDFTGARVEKGDPLFDFYSPELITAQQDLLEARRNYSRRPDETNRKMLESVKNRLAYYGIAESEIEQVIGQGAVRHALTICSPYTGVVTEKNALQGDYVQSGATIYQIADLSSVWVEAHIYEYELARVQKGLKAEMTLPYLPGKKYEGQVAYIYPYLQRKTRDVVVLLEFDNPDMFLKPDMYGDVKIATSSDETGLHVPRSAVLRSGQRDIVFVRRSAGKFTPREVKLGIPLDNDRIEILEGLAPGEQVVVSGQFMLDSESKLREASRKMTEGEDRGEKDDNSGQNSAEDEGFFDDLENSNGRNGDAFFEDLE
- a CDS encoding TolC family protein: MTKALPAIRKSLLPAAMFLFLTAGLSCAGFAKEAVWAPPALQQLITEALENNRLLQSKADLAKAFEKRIPAAGALPDPKIGFALQSIPTDSFAFDQEPMTQKQIFVEQTVPWLSKLDLRSEAAAADAREKQAELEAARLELVRDVALAWYELGYVAESQQINDELTELMGRIRRDAQTRYGVGRGLQQNIYQAGVELSRLKDEAVRLENRRTTIEDRLHELTNRCEHASIDAPANLPEPGVVLSADKLAAQALEKNPDLKGMQARIQTARAQKQLAQKDYYPDFNIRLTYGQREEDRTGRDLPDFFSAAVAMDIPLWHKRKQSNAVAAASGNQFSAQNQYRDLRTRLPYRIKSLAAEINDTRRRYRLYTEELIPQAGQWARSAQEAYEVDRVAFDTMIDARIRVLKYRREATRLFYDIYQKRAELEAWVGGTAEAKH
- a CDS encoding Crp/Fnr family transcriptional regulator; its protein translation is MSRSKEVLSQSILFSGLPEQDIAALTAIAVEKPVAPGELIFSEGDPGDGFYVTLEGMIKVYKLSTEGKEQILHMFGPGEPFGEVPVFSGKAFPASAEGVKKSRVLFFPRKAFRDLITTNPSVAMNMLAVLSRRLRNFTIQVENLSLKEVPARLAGYFLLQAEEQKNPDTITLNISKGQLASFLGTIPETLSRMLRKMSEQGLVEVQGRTIRLTDRPGLEDLAEFGKMET
- a CDS encoding 4Fe-4S dicluster domain-containing protein, whose amino-acid sequence is MEWSSEAGAVMRKVPFFVKKRVRKKVEAYVAQQGRGTVTVDDVYAVKKGYMENMEKEVAGFRVENCFGPGGCPNRAGPDEDLAGRIESLLAGSDLRGFLKKTVNGPLKFHHEFTVTLADCPNACSRPQIRDIGIIGAAVPGLTDNPCSMCGQCVEICREDAVTLDENRQMPQIDVSRCLDCGQCAGVCPTQTIQTIQRCYKVLLGGKLGRHPRLARPLPGCYDADQVLDIVGRCVDFYKQHSTGGKRFAQLAAENGPELMAALEDLIHYQKKG
- a CDS encoding LamB/YcsF family protein → MQIDLNCDLGEGFGIYTAGFDGEVMPHITSANVACGWHAGDPVVMQATVEMALNFNIMVGAHPGYPDLMGFGRREMNCSPKELESYILYQVGALQAFCRSRNLKMQHVKPHGALYHAVLADPELGGALARAVQKADPELILLTLSGPKGNVMAEICGDLGLRVAREAFPDRAYNPDGTLVSRNLPGAVLEDPQEVAVRALSMARDKIALTPEGESVRIEAHTLCVHGDSPAAVASARAIRRILEENNIRLVSLQQLLN